A section of the Flaviflexus equikiangi genome encodes:
- a CDS encoding 4-hydroxyphenylacetate 3-hydroxylase family protein, with amino-acid sequence MAVRSGGDYRESLAAMSPLVYLDGRVESVPDHPAFTGIIDSYADLYDMQGDDRLAFEEDGSRYAMSFLVPRTQDDLVRRRTAARLWAEYSGGMLGRTGDFLNAALTAFSQAGSWFADADAQFEKNMAAYVTWVRENDILLTSTVGSPQANRSVSAAEQGGGETTLRVVSQDSDGIVVSGARMVATNAPIANEILVMPQTVLRPGLDDMPYSFAFAVPADIEGLTLICRRPLRHGNSVVDEPLAARFEEIDAVCVFTQVRVPWDRVFLLGHPAKSNGMLTQTGATALMAHQSVTRTTVKTEFYAGLLSEMAEAIGIDRYDHVRDDLAQALVAVQMGKSALRAAEADGAVNEYGFFQPDMAPLAAVRNWFPRYFQTLPEKVRKFGASGLTALPYESDTRGELEADIDRYLQGRNVPGHERVHLFNLGFDAAVSSFAGRQALYEYYFHGDPLPMSAAYLTAADTSAHRQIVAKILGRGR; translated from the coding sequence ATGGCAGTACGCAGCGGCGGGGACTATCGCGAGAGCCTGGCGGCCATGAGCCCCCTCGTCTATCTCGATGGCAGGGTGGAATCTGTGCCCGACCATCCGGCCTTCACCGGGATCATCGACTCCTATGCCGATTTGTATGACATGCAGGGGGATGATCGGCTGGCTTTCGAGGAGGACGGATCCCGGTATGCGATGTCGTTCCTCGTGCCGCGCACCCAGGATGATCTGGTCCGCCGGCGGACGGCCGCACGCCTGTGGGCGGAGTATTCCGGCGGGATGCTGGGACGGACCGGAGACTTCCTCAACGCGGCGCTGACCGCGTTCTCACAGGCGGGTTCGTGGTTCGCCGATGCTGATGCCCAGTTCGAGAAGAACATGGCGGCGTATGTGACGTGGGTGCGGGAGAACGACATCCTCCTCACGTCCACGGTGGGCTCCCCCCAGGCCAACCGCTCCGTCTCGGCCGCCGAGCAGGGCGGGGGCGAGACGACGCTCCGCGTCGTCTCCCAAGACTCGGACGGCATTGTCGTGTCCGGTGCCCGCATGGTTGCCACGAATGCTCCCATCGCCAACGAGATCCTTGTCATGCCGCAGACGGTGCTCCGGCCGGGGCTGGACGACATGCCCTACTCCTTCGCGTTCGCAGTCCCAGCCGATATCGAGGGTCTGACTCTCATCTGTCGCCGTCCGCTGCGGCACGGCAACTCGGTTGTCGACGAGCCCCTCGCGGCACGCTTCGAGGAGATCGACGCGGTGTGCGTGTTCACGCAGGTGCGGGTTCCCTGGGATCGGGTGTTCCTTCTCGGGCACCCTGCGAAGTCGAATGGGATGCTGACGCAGACGGGCGCGACCGCGCTCATGGCGCACCAGTCCGTGACCCGCACAACCGTCAAGACCGAGTTCTATGCAGGCCTTCTGAGCGAGATGGCGGAGGCGATCGGCATCGACCGGTATGACCATGTTCGAGACGATCTCGCCCAGGCTCTCGTGGCGGTCCAGATGGGGAAGTCGGCCCTGCGAGCCGCAGAAGCGGACGGTGCGGTCAACGAGTACGGGTTCTTCCAGCCTGACATGGCGCCCCTCGCGGCCGTGCGGAACTGGTTCCCGCGATACTTCCAAACCCTGCCAGAGAAGGTCCGCAAGTTCGGGGCCTCCGGGCTGACCGCCCTTCCGTACGAGAGCGATACTCGTGGGGAGCTCGAAGCAGATATCGATCGCTACCTCCAGGGCAGGAACGTGCCCGGCCACGAGCGGGTTCACCTGTTCAATCTCGGCTTCGACGCGGCCGTATCGTCCTTCGCCGGGAGGCAAGCCCTCTACGAGTATTACTTCCACGGAGACCCGCTCCCCATGTCGGCCGCCTATCTCACAGCAGCGGACACGTCCGCACATCGTCAGATCGTGGCCAAGATCCTCGGACGCGGCAGATAG
- a CDS encoding cation diffusion facilitator family transporter has protein sequence MSHDHSHAAANRKRLGIAFGITFTILLAEVIGAVWTGSLSLLVDAGHMLTDTVGLFMALVATHLTLRPPTTKRTWGLHRAEVLAAGAQATVLFGVGVFALVEGVRRLMEPAEIESTGLLIFGIVGLAGNLISLAVLSGGKDSNLNMRAAFLEVLNDALGSVAVIVSAIIIATTGWAYADSIAGMLIALLILPRALMIFRESTSILLESTPSGVDLEEVRQHIMALPHVIAVHDLHASQISSTLPTLSAHVVIDDSCFRDFHAPQILDSLQECVRDDFGIEHATFQLEPASHSVHEFTVHD, from the coding sequence ATGAGTCATGATCATTCGCATGCGGCCGCGAACCGCAAGCGTCTCGGCATCGCTTTCGGTATCACATTCACCATTCTCCTCGCCGAAGTCATCGGCGCGGTATGGACGGGGAGCCTGTCCCTGTTGGTCGATGCGGGGCACATGCTGACCGACACGGTCGGCCTCTTCATGGCCCTCGTCGCCACACATCTGACGCTGCGCCCGCCCACGACGAAGAGGACCTGGGGCCTGCACCGGGCCGAGGTTCTGGCCGCGGGCGCTCAGGCGACCGTCCTCTTCGGTGTCGGTGTCTTCGCCCTCGTCGAGGGCGTGCGGCGCCTCATGGAGCCGGCTGAGATCGAATCGACGGGACTGCTGATCTTCGGCATCGTCGGTCTCGCCGGGAATCTCATCTCTCTCGCTGTGCTCAGCGGGGGCAAGGACTCGAATCTCAACATGAGGGCCGCGTTCCTCGAGGTCCTCAACGACGCACTCGGTTCCGTTGCCGTCATCGTGTCCGCAATCATCATCGCGACCACGGGCTGGGCCTATGCCGACTCCATCGCCGGCATGCTGATCGCTCTCCTCATCCTTCCGCGCGCGCTCATGATCTTCCGGGAATCGACATCGATCCTCCTCGAATCGACCCCCTCAGGCGTGGATCTGGAGGAGGTGCGCCAACATATCATGGCGCTCCCCCACGTCATCGCCGTCCACGACCTGCACGCCTCCCAGATATCGTCGACGCTGCCGACCCTGTCCGCGCACGTCGTCATCGACGACTCCTGCTTCCGCGACTTCCACGCCCCGCAGATCCTCGATTCCCTCCAGGAATGCGTACGCGACGATTTTGGGATCGAGCACGCCACATTCCAGCTCGAACCGGCCAGCCATTCCGTCCACGAGTTCACCGTCCACGACTAG
- a CDS encoding SDR family oxidoreductase: MTKRVLVTGASTGIGAATVRRARRSGWEVLATARRADRLAALAEETGCDWFAADLTKPDDVAALAEKAASLGIDALVNNAGGARGTDRIEDGDVADWQAMFDMNVLATLRLTQAIIPHFRERGHGSLLFLTSTAAHGTYPGGGGYTAAKHAERMLPNTLRLELVGEPIRIIEIAPGMVKTEEFSLNRLGSAEAAEKVYEGVAEPLVGDDVAEAIMWTLELPEHVNIDTLTIRPVAQASNTVVARG, translated from the coding sequence ATGACCAAACGCGTACTCGTCACGGGAGCATCAACCGGTATCGGCGCCGCCACAGTTCGGCGGGCCCGGCGGAGCGGATGGGAGGTGCTTGCCACCGCTCGGCGTGCAGACCGCCTCGCGGCCTTGGCGGAGGAGACCGGCTGCGACTGGTTCGCGGCAGACCTCACGAAGCCTGATGATGTGGCAGCACTTGCGGAGAAGGCCGCATCCCTCGGCATCGATGCCCTCGTCAACAATGCTGGCGGGGCCCGCGGCACGGACCGGATCGAGGACGGTGATGTTGCGGATTGGCAGGCCATGTTCGACATGAATGTGCTGGCGACGCTTCGTCTCACGCAGGCGATCATTCCGCACTTCCGGGAGCGCGGGCACGGCTCGCTCCTGTTCCTCACGTCCACGGCCGCCCACGGCACCTACCCGGGCGGAGGGGGCTACACTGCCGCGAAGCATGCGGAGCGCATGCTTCCCAACACGCTGCGCCTCGAGCTCGTCGGCGAACCGATTCGTATCATCGAGATCGCCCCCGGCATGGTGAAGACGGAGGAGTTCTCCCTCAACCGGCTCGGTTCGGCCGAGGCGGCCGAGAAGGTGTACGAGGGTGTTGCGGAGCCGCTCGTCGGGGACGATGTTGCGGAGGCGATCATGTGGACCCTTGAACTGCCCGAGCATGTCAACATCGATACGTTGACGATCCGTCCCGTCGCCCAAGCATCGAATACCGTTGTCGCGCGCGGGTGA
- a CDS encoding DMT family transporter — MAWTILLISAVFEAIWATALGASEGFSRLVPTIIFLIAIVISMLGLARAMREIPLGTAYAVWTGTGAALTVSYALVAGTEQASLLKIIFLTGIIAAVTGLKLLPVDEPDPV; from the coding sequence ATGGCGTGGACAATCCTTCTCATCTCCGCGGTCTTCGAAGCTATCTGGGCCACCGCTCTGGGAGCATCCGAGGGATTCTCCCGGCTCGTTCCCACCATCATCTTCCTTATCGCGATCGTCATCTCCATGCTCGGCCTGGCCCGAGCGATGAGGGAGATCCCGCTCGGCACGGCGTACGCGGTGTGGACGGGAACGGGAGCAGCCCTGACGGTGAGCTATGCGCTGGTGGCGGGAACGGAACAGGCCAGCCTGTTGAAGATCATTTTCCTCACCGGCATCATCGCCGCCGTGACGGGGCTCAAGCTCCTGCCGGTGGACGAGCCCGATCCGGTGTGA
- a CDS encoding bifunctional folylpolyglutamate synthase/dihydrofolate synthase — MSISPDGRDELGLSASGAEDVEEKDFEEALGNIAASGILGDSDVIAEIIREPDATLELAEEVGLEERMADIATELLSRAPEHDVQPSTQRVVDCLDILGNPQNSYRTIHVTGTNGKTSTSRMIAALLAEKGLRVGRYTSPHMHTMRERVSIDDEILSRGEWIDVWEQIQPAVELVDKASLAAGGPRLSTFELFTVMAYAAFADAPVDVAVIEVGMGGKWDATNVIDADVAVLTTVDVDHARFLGSTRAEVAREKVGIIKDGATVISAVQHEDVLPILLDAVREHRAHLNIEGRDLLVTDRAPGVGGQMIAVRTPAATYEDIPLSLLGHHQARNALLAIGAVEAFFGGGVLDGTVIEHALMGVQSPGRLELVRSSPTVVADGGHNPAGVQASVAALKETFHGPIVGVFAAMGDKDVEDMLGVLEPLLDAIVVTNLNNPRALPMEDARVLAEEVFGEERVREEYDLLDAVDMAASLAESFNREEMTAPAVLTIGSIELASRVRELFGKATRSL; from the coding sequence ATGAGCATCTCCCCGGACGGCCGCGACGAACTCGGGCTCAGCGCGAGCGGCGCGGAGGACGTGGAGGAGAAGGACTTCGAGGAGGCTCTCGGCAACATCGCCGCCTCCGGCATTCTCGGAGATTCCGACGTGATCGCGGAGATCATCCGGGAACCCGATGCAACCCTGGAGCTCGCGGAAGAAGTCGGCCTGGAGGAACGCATGGCCGACATCGCCACCGAGCTCCTGTCGCGCGCACCGGAACACGACGTCCAGCCCTCGACGCAGCGCGTCGTCGACTGTCTCGACATTCTCGGGAACCCGCAGAACAGCTACCGCACGATCCACGTGACGGGCACGAACGGGAAGACCTCGACATCCCGCATGATCGCCGCACTCCTGGCAGAGAAGGGGCTGCGGGTGGGACGCTACACGTCCCCGCACATGCACACGATGAGGGAACGTGTCTCGATCGACGATGAGATCCTCTCGCGCGGCGAATGGATCGACGTCTGGGAGCAGATCCAGCCGGCCGTCGAGCTCGTCGACAAGGCGTCTCTCGCGGCGGGCGGCCCCCGACTGTCCACGTTCGAACTCTTCACCGTCATGGCGTATGCCGCGTTCGCGGATGCGCCCGTCGATGTTGCTGTCATCGAGGTCGGCATGGGAGGGAAATGGGACGCGACGAACGTCATCGACGCTGATGTCGCCGTGCTCACAACCGTCGATGTCGACCATGCTCGTTTCCTCGGATCGACACGCGCCGAGGTGGCCCGTGAGAAGGTCGGCATCATCAAGGACGGTGCGACAGTCATCTCTGCCGTCCAGCACGAGGACGTCCTCCCGATCCTCCTCGACGCAGTGAGGGAACACCGAGCCCACCTCAACATCGAGGGACGCGACCTCCTCGTCACCGACAGGGCGCCCGGAGTCGGCGGCCAGATGATCGCCGTGCGGACACCCGCAGCAACCTATGAGGATATTCCCCTCAGCCTTCTCGGCCACCATCAGGCACGCAATGCTCTGCTCGCAATCGGTGCTGTCGAGGCGTTCTTCGGGGGAGGGGTGCTCGACGGCACCGTCATCGAACACGCGCTCATGGGAGTCCAGTCGCCCGGGCGCCTCGAGCTCGTCCGTTCCTCACCGACAGTCGTCGCCGATGGCGGGCACAATCCCGCCGGGGTGCAGGCCTCCGTCGCGGCGCTGAAAGAAACCTTCCACGGCCCGATCGTCGGCGTGTTCGCGGCCATGGGAGACAAGGATGTCGAGGACATGCTTGGCGTCCTCGAACCGCTCCTCGACGCGATCGTCGTCACGAACCTCAACAACCCGCGGGCCCTGCCCATGGAGGATGCTCGAGTACTCGCCGAGGAGGTGTTCGGGGAGGAGCGCGTCCGAGAGGAATACGACCTCCTCGATGCTGTCGACATGGCCGCCTCGCTTGCGGAATCGTTCAACAGGGAAGAGATGACGGCGCCTGCGGTTCTCACGATCGGGTCGATCGAACTGGCCAGCCGCGTGCGCGAGCTCTTCGGCAAAGCGACAAGGAGCCTGTGA
- the ileS gene encoding isoleucine--tRNA ligase, giving the protein MTEKSVRYPLHRDGDVVASPNFPTLEDEILAYWKKDKTFQASIDNREAGENGANEFVFYDGPPFANGLPHYGHLLTGYVKDLVGRFQTQIGRKVERRFGWDTHGLPAELEAQRLLGIETKDEIEAMGIDTFNAECRSSVLRYTKEWEDYVTRQARWVDFENDYKTLDTPYIESVIWAFKTLYDKGLAYEGHRVLPYCWNDETPLSNHELKMDDDVYKDRQDQTVTVGLRLETGELALIWTTTPWTLPSNLAVAVGPDVTYSVVRPTEGALAGERVILAADLLSSYEKELGEPEIVETLKGTDLVGRSYTPIFDYFASGEGEAPGPNAFRILSADFVTTEDGTGLVHLAPAFGEDDMLVCHEAGIIPVVPVDSRGVFTSEVADYAGMQVFEANMPIIRDLRDGTGPLAGRGEDRPVLVRQASYVHSYPHCWRCREPLIYKAVSSWFVKVTQFRDRMVELNEDITWVPDHIKAGQFGKWLAGARDWSISRNRYWGSPIPVWVSDNPDYPRTDVYGSLAEMERDFGRLPVNEQGEVDLHRPYIDELTRPNPDDPTGQSTMRRITDVLDCWFDSGSMPFAQVHYPFENQDWFENHYPGDFIVEYIGQTRGWFYTLHVLATSLFDKPSFRTSVSHGIVLGNDGQKMSKSLRNYPDVYEMFDEVGADAMRWFLMASPIVRGGNLIVTEQGLRDTVRQVLLPLWNTYYFFSLYAGTCNKGAGYEAKLVIDPSGLDVMDRYLLASTKKLADGVRGDLESYEIANAAERVRQYLDVLTNWYVRTSRDRFWDENTGSFDALYTALETLAKVIAPLAPLVAEEIWRGLTGGRSVHLTDWPVLPTSWEDDELVAVMNEARAVVSAAHSLRKAEKLRVRQPLRSLECVTTLDLAPFADLIASEVNVKTVTITRPAESGLAVSEELAVQPRELPGELRKLTSALFKAAKSGAWHRDGENVVMELPEPVTLVPGQFVLTTVVNAAEGDAATVLDSGSFVVIDTDLDDALIAEGYARDLIRAIQDTRKASGLHVSDRIRLSLTVPAADMAAVEANLDLITSETLAVQTEITEGDLAIVTEKTS; this is encoded by the coding sequence ATGACTGAGAAGTCCGTACGTTACCCCCTGCACCGCGACGGTGACGTGGTTGCGTCCCCCAATTTCCCCACGCTCGAGGACGAGATTCTCGCGTACTGGAAGAAAGACAAGACGTTCCAGGCCTCCATCGACAACCGGGAGGCCGGAGAGAACGGCGCGAACGAGTTCGTGTTCTACGACGGCCCGCCGTTCGCGAACGGCCTTCCCCACTACGGCCACCTCCTCACCGGCTATGTCAAGGACCTCGTCGGCCGCTTCCAGACTCAGATCGGACGCAAGGTCGAGCGGCGCTTCGGATGGGACACGCACGGGCTGCCGGCTGAGCTCGAGGCGCAGCGCCTCCTCGGCATCGAGACGAAGGACGAGATCGAAGCCATGGGCATCGACACCTTCAACGCCGAATGTCGGTCCTCCGTGCTGAGGTACACGAAGGAGTGGGAGGACTACGTCACCCGCCAGGCCCGCTGGGTCGACTTCGAGAACGACTACAAGACCCTCGACACTCCCTACATCGAGTCCGTCATCTGGGCATTCAAAACCCTCTACGACAAGGGTCTCGCCTACGAAGGACACCGTGTCCTGCCCTACTGCTGGAACGACGAGACACCCCTGTCGAACCACGAGCTGAAGATGGACGACGACGTCTACAAGGACCGACAGGACCAGACAGTCACTGTCGGCCTGCGCCTCGAGACCGGTGAACTCGCCCTTATCTGGACGACGACGCCGTGGACGCTGCCGTCGAACCTCGCGGTGGCCGTCGGCCCCGACGTCACCTACTCGGTCGTCCGTCCCACCGAGGGCGCCCTGGCCGGGGAACGGGTCATTCTCGCAGCCGATCTCCTCTCCTCCTACGAGAAGGAGCTCGGTGAGCCAGAGATCGTCGAGACGCTCAAGGGCACTGACCTCGTAGGACGCTCCTACACCCCGATCTTCGACTACTTCGCGAGCGGAGAGGGTGAAGCTCCCGGCCCGAACGCGTTCCGGATCCTCAGCGCGGACTTCGTGACGACGGAGGACGGCACGGGCCTCGTTCATCTCGCTCCCGCTTTCGGCGAGGACGACATGCTCGTCTGCCACGAGGCCGGCATCATCCCCGTCGTCCCCGTCGACAGCCGCGGCGTCTTCACATCCGAGGTGGCTGACTATGCTGGGATGCAGGTCTTCGAGGCCAACATGCCGATTATCCGCGACCTGCGCGACGGGACAGGCCCCCTGGCCGGACGGGGGGAGGATCGTCCCGTTCTCGTCCGTCAAGCCTCCTACGTGCACTCCTACCCGCACTGCTGGCGCTGCCGCGAACCACTGATCTACAAGGCTGTCTCCTCCTGGTTCGTCAAGGTCACCCAGTTCCGCGACCGCATGGTCGAACTCAACGAGGACATCACCTGGGTGCCCGACCACATCAAGGCAGGCCAGTTCGGCAAGTGGCTGGCTGGGGCGCGCGACTGGTCGATCTCCCGCAACCGGTATTGGGGCAGCCCGATCCCCGTGTGGGTGTCCGACAATCCTGACTACCCGCGCACGGACGTGTACGGTTCGCTAGCGGAGATGGAGAGGGACTTCGGCCGTCTGCCCGTCAACGAGCAGGGCGAGGTGGACCTGCACCGGCCCTACATCGATGAGCTGACCCGCCCGAACCCGGACGACCCGACGGGACAGTCGACGATGCGGAGGATCACGGACGTCCTCGACTGCTGGTTCGACTCGGGATCGATGCCGTTCGCCCAGGTCCACTACCCGTTCGAGAACCAGGACTGGTTCGAGAACCACTACCCGGGCGACTTCATCGTCGAGTACATCGGCCAGACCCGCGGCTGGTTCTACACACTCCATGTTCTTGCCACATCGCTGTTCGACAAGCCGTCCTTCCGCACGTCCGTCTCCCACGGCATCGTCCTCGGCAACGACGGCCAGAAGATGAGCAAGTCTCTGCGCAACTATCCCGACGTCTACGAGATGTTCGACGAGGTCGGCGCGGACGCGATGCGCTGGTTCCTCATGGCCTCCCCGATCGTGCGCGGCGGCAACCTCATCGTCACCGAGCAGGGCCTGCGCGACACGGTGCGCCAGGTGCTCCTGCCGCTGTGGAACACGTACTACTTCTTCTCCCTGTACGCGGGCACCTGCAACAAGGGTGCCGGCTACGAGGCGAAACTCGTCATCGATCCGTCCGGACTCGACGTCATGGACCGGTACCTGCTGGCCTCCACGAAGAAGCTCGCGGACGGCGTGCGCGGCGACCTGGAGAGCTACGAGATCGCGAACGCGGCTGAGCGGGTCCGCCAATACCTCGACGTCCTGACGAACTGGTACGTGCGGACGTCACGCGACCGCTTCTGGGATGAGAACACGGGATCCTTCGACGCTCTCTACACGGCGCTCGAGACTCTCGCGAAGGTTATCGCACCCCTCGCGCCGCTCGTCGCGGAAGAGATCTGGCGCGGACTCACGGGCGGACGGTCCGTGCACCTGACCGACTGGCCTGTCCTCCCGACATCGTGGGAAGACGACGAGCTCGTCGCCGTCATGAACGAAGCACGCGCCGTCGTCTCTGCCGCGCACTCCCTGCGCAAGGCGGAGAAGCTTCGCGTGCGCCAGCCGCTCCGCTCCCTGGAGTGCGTGACGACTCTCGACCTGGCACCGTTCGCGGACCTCATCGCCTCCGAGGTGAACGTCAAGACCGTGACGATCACCCGTCCCGCCGAGTCCGGCCTGGCCGTGTCCGAAGAGCTCGCGGTCCAGCCGCGCGAGCTGCCTGGTGAGCTGAGGAAGCTGACATCAGCCCTCTTCAAGGCCGCGAAGTCCGGTGCCTGGCATCGTGACGGCGAGAACGTCGTCATGGAGCTGCCGGAGCCGGTCACGCTCGTACCGGGACAGTTCGTCCTCACCACGGTCGTCAACGCGGCCGAGGGCGATGCCGCGACCGTCCTCGACTCCGGATCGTTCGTCGTCATCGACACGGACCTCGACGATGCTCTGATCGCGGAAGGCTATGCGCGGGACCTGATCCGCGCTATCCAAGACACCCGCAAGGCTTCCGGCCTGCACGTGTCGGACAGGATCAGGCTCAGCCTCACCGTCCCCGCGGCGGATATGGCGGCGGTCGAAGCGAACCTCGACCTCATCACCTCCGAGACGCTCGCGGTGCAGACAGAGATCACCGAAGGCGATCTGGCGATCGTCACGGAGAAGACCTCATGA
- a CDS encoding DUF4233 domain-containing protein, producing the protein MARNPLTAPVPKGSALLQFTMVMLILEIFVVLFAGVTAFGLRLASAATVWTLTGIGMVVFLLAAIVLRRSPRVGLILGSIAQVIVIILGVWMPAAVVVGASFLALWVASIYWGIKLDRERDQRRAEQAAWEAAHDDGPISH; encoded by the coding sequence ATGGCACGCAACCCCCTCACCGCTCCCGTGCCCAAGGGGTCGGCGCTCCTCCAGTTCACGATGGTCATGCTGATCCTCGAGATCTTCGTGGTCCTCTTCGCGGGCGTCACGGCCTTCGGATTGAGGCTCGCGAGTGCCGCGACCGTGTGGACGCTGACGGGGATCGGCATGGTGGTCTTCCTGCTCGCCGCGATCGTCCTGCGCCGATCCCCCCGCGTTGGACTCATCCTGGGCTCAATCGCCCAGGTCATCGTCATCATCCTCGGTGTCTGGATGCCGGCGGCAGTCGTCGTGGGCGCCTCCTTCCTGGCCCTGTGGGTGGCCTCCATCTATTGGGGTATTAAGCTCGATCGGGAACGTGACCAGCGCCGGGCCGAACAGGCCGCCTGGGAAGCCGCCCACGATGATGGCCCGATTTCGCACTGA
- the ndk gene encoding nucleoside-diphosphate kinase, giving the protein MEKTLLLIKPDGVTRGLTGEVLARIERKGYTIVDLKMVTATEELLGEHYVEHREKAFFPDLVEYMTSGPIVAAIVEGARVVEGVRSLSGSTEPTLAAPGTIRGDLGRDWGTGQIENIVHSSDSPESAAREIALWF; this is encoded by the coding sequence ATGGAAAAGACACTGCTTCTAATCAAACCGGACGGCGTCACACGCGGTCTGACAGGTGAGGTCCTTGCCAGGATCGAACGCAAGGGATACACCATCGTCGACCTCAAGATGGTGACAGCGACAGAGGAGCTCCTCGGCGAGCACTACGTCGAACATCGCGAGAAGGCGTTCTTCCCCGATCTCGTCGAGTACATGACCTCCGGGCCGATCGTCGCCGCTATCGTCGAGGGCGCTCGCGTCGTCGAAGGAGTCCGCTCCCTGTCGGGCTCGACCGAGCCGACCCTGGCCGCGCCGGGAACGATCCGCGGGGATCTCGGCCGCGACTGGGGGACGGGACAGATCGAGAACATCGTCCACTCCTCAGACTCACCCGAATCTGCCGCACGAGAAATCGCGCTCTGGTTCTAG
- a CDS encoding DMT family transporter, which produces MSWIVLLISGALEAVWAGALNASENFTRKRPTILFALAMVASMAGLAYATVELPIGTAYAVWVGVGASLTVAWSMVRGMEKASAARIILLLVLIGCVAGLKAVS; this is translated from the coding sequence ATGTCGTGGATTGTTCTTCTCATATCCGGAGCCCTCGAGGCCGTCTGGGCGGGTGCCCTCAACGCATCCGAGAACTTCACCAGGAAACGTCCGACCATCCTTTTCGCGCTCGCGATGGTGGCGAGCATGGCAGGGCTGGCCTATGCGACGGTTGAGCTTCCCATCGGAACCGCGTATGCGGTGTGGGTGGGGGTCGGTGCCAGCCTGACGGTGGCATGGTCCATGGTGCGGGGTATGGAGAAGGCCTCCGCGGCTCGAATCATCCTGCTCCTCGTCCTCATCGGCTGCGTTGCCGGACTCAAGGCGGTGAGCTGA
- a CDS encoding flavin reductase family protein → MSRAGDDDRGAVRDGFVAQLSERADPRPLPVPSERERLRTAFSRFPTGVCVVTFEADGVKRGITVNSFTSVSFDPALLLVSIQRSASSHDLVIDRPFAVNVLGSSQERVAWSFAGRPNDVPVWVEGERAPRLAGVLAWFECTPWAAYDGGDHTLVLGEIQSFRSRRGDPLGFNGARFTEISETVLGREHLV, encoded by the coding sequence TTGTCGCGCGCGGGTGATGACGATCGCGGGGCCGTGAGGGACGGTTTCGTCGCGCAGCTGTCGGAGCGGGCCGATCCTCGGCCGCTGCCGGTGCCGAGTGAGCGGGAACGCCTCCGGACCGCGTTCTCACGCTTCCCGACTGGCGTCTGCGTCGTCACGTTCGAGGCCGATGGTGTCAAGCGCGGCATCACCGTCAACTCGTTCACCTCGGTCTCGTTCGATCCTGCGCTGCTCCTCGTCTCGATCCAACGCTCTGCATCATCGCACGATCTCGTCATCGACCGGCCCTTCGCCGTCAACGTCCTCGGCTCCTCCCAGGAGCGTGTGGCATGGAGTTTCGCGGGCCGCCCCAACGACGTCCCCGTGTGGGTCGAGGGGGAGCGTGCTCCGCGCCTCGCGGGCGTCCTGGCCTGGTTCGAGTGCACTCCCTGGGCAGCCTACGACGGGGGAGACCACACCCTCGTGCTGGGCGAGATCCAGTCGTTTCGTTCACGGAGGGGAGACCCTCTCGGCTTCAACGGTGCCCGCTTCACCGAGATCTCTGAAACCGTTCTCGGCCGCGAACACCTCGTGTAA